GCGGCAGCAGGGTCTTGTGACCGGCAGCCAGCGACGACACACCGACGGCATGCACGTCGTTCTCGATGGCCTGGCGGGCGGCTTCTTCCGGGGTCTGGAAGAGCGGCCCCATGTCGATGTCGAAGCCGAGGTCGGCGTAGGCCGTGGCCACCACCTTGGCGCCGCGGTCATGGCCGTCCTGGCCGAGCTTGGCGATCATGATGCGCGGCCGGCGGCCTTCTTCTTCGGCAAACTTGGCAACGTCGGCCTTGATCGATTCCCAGCTTTCCTGACCTTCCACAACGCCTCCATACACACCCGAGATGGTCTGGTTGTTGGCGCGAAAACGGCCGAAGACCTTTTCCAGCGCATCCGATACTTCACCCACCGTGGCACGCAGGCGCATCGCCTTGACGGTCAGGTCGAGCAGGTTGCCTTCGCCGGACTCGGCCGCAGCGGTCAACGCGTCCAGAGCGGCAGAAACCGCGGCCGAATCACGGGTGGCACGGATCTGCTTGAGGCGGGCGATCTGCGAGTCGCGCACGGCGTGGTTGTCGATATCGAGAATGTCGATCGCGTCTTCCTTGGCCAGCTTGTACTTGTTGACGCCGACAATGACGTCCTTGCCGGAGTCAATGCGCGCCTGCTTGTCGGCGGCACAGGTTTCGACCTGCATCTTGGCCCAGCCGGATTCGACGGCCTTGGTCATGCCACCCATCGCCTCGATTTCCTGGATGATGCCCCAGGCCTTGTCGGCCATGTCCTGGGTCAGCTTCTCCATCATGTAGGAGCCAGCCCACGGATCGACGACGTTGGTGATGTGGGTTTCTTCCTGGATGATCAGCTGCGTGTTGCGGGCGATGCGCGACGAGAACTCGGTCGGCAGCGCAATGGCTTCGTCGAGCGCGTTGGTATGCAGCGACTGGGTGCCGCCGAAAACGGCCGCCATCGCTTCGATGGTGGTGCGCACGACGTTGTTGTACGGATCCTGCTCGGTCAGCGACCAGCCCGAAGTCTGGCTGTGCGTGCGCAGCATCTTCGACTTGGCGCTCTTGGCATTGAAACCGGTCATGATACGGTCCCACAGCAGGCGGCCGGCACGCATCTTGGCGATTTCCAGGTAGAAATTCATGCCGACGGCCCAAAAGAAGGACAGTCGGCCGGCGAAGGTGTCGACGTCCATGCCGGAAGCGACGCCGGTACGCACGTATTCCATGCCGTCGGCCAGCGTGAAGGCCAGTTCGATGGCCTGGTTGGCACCGGCTTCCTGGATGTGATAACCGGAAATCGAGATCGAGTTGAACTTCGGCATGTGCTGCGCCGTGTAGCCGAAAATGTCGGCAATGATCTTCATCGACGGCTTGGGCGGATAGATGTAAGTATTCCGCACCATGAATTCTTTGAGAATGTCGTTCTGGATGGTGCCGGACAGCTTGTCCTGCGACACGCCCTGTTCTTCGGCGGCGACGATGTAGCCGGCGAGAATCGGCAGCACGGCGCCGTTCATGGTCATCGAGACGGAAATCTTGTCGAGCGGGATGCTGTCGAAGAGGATCTTCATGTCTTCGACGGAATCGATCGCCACGCCGGCCTTGCCGACGTCGCCCGTGACGCGGGCGTTATCGGAATCGTAACCACGGTGCGTCGCCAGGTCGAAAGCCACCGAAACGCCCTGGCCGCCGGCGGCGAGCGCCTTGCGGTAGAAGGCATTGGAAGCTTCGGCAGTGGAGAAGCCGGCATACTGGCGGATGGTCCACGGTTTGACCGCATACATCGTCGGTTGCGGGCCGCGCAGATAGGGGGCAAAACCGGGCAGGGTGTCAGCAAATTCGAGGCCTTCGACGTCAGCCTTCGTATACAGTGCCTTGACGGCGAGACCTTCGGGGGTGTTCCAGACCAGATTGCCGACATCGCCGCCGGGAGACTGTTTTGCTGCGGCCTTTTCCCATGCATCCAGGTTATTGGAATCAAAGAACTTTTCAGACATGACACACCCCTCGCTGATTCGATTTTTTCAGGCCGATGATGCAGAATTCAAAATTCTACGCTTTCAGGCCCAGCTTGACATACCAAACCTCACATAATACTTTATCCATAATTATGGAAGCAAGCCGACAACGTATCGGCCAGCCCATTCACACTAGACGGAAACAATGAACCGCATTGCACCTACAGCGCTTTACCAGGAAGTGGCCGAACGATTGCGCCAGCGCATCTTCGCTCATGAACTGAATCCCGGCACCTGGATCGACGAGCAAAAGCTCGCCGAACAGTACGGCATTTCCCGGACGCCACTCCGTGAGGCGCTCAAGGTACTGGCCTCGGAAGGACTCGTTGAACTGAAGCCGCGTCGCGGCTGTTACGTCACCGAAATCTCCCGCCAGGATCTCGACGACATCTTCCCGCTGATGGCCATGCTGGAAGGGCGCTGCGTGACCGAAGCCATCGGCCGCGCCAAGTCGGCAGACATCGCCCGACTGAAGAAAATCCATGAACAACTCGAATCCGCCGCGCGGGATGGCCGGATCGACGCGTTCTTCGAGGCCAACCAGGAATTTCACCGGCAAATTCAACTGCTGTCGGGCAATCGCTGGCTGCTGACCGTAATCCAGGATCTGCGCAAGGTACTCAAGCTGTCACGCTTGCACTCGCTGTCGCTGGAAGGACGTCTGCAACAGTCGCTGGACGAGCACCGCGTCATCATGGGCGCGCTTGAGGCCGGCGACACGGCCAAGGCCGAGAAGGCGATGCACGACCATCTGCTTTCCGGCCGCGAGGCGCTGGCCAAGATGCAGGACAGCCCGGCCAAGTAATCGTTACACGGGGATGGCTGTGCCATCCCCGCTCAGTGCATCTGACTTTCGATATTGGCAAACAGTCGATCATAGATATCGACCAGGGCATCACGATCGGCACTGCCCTTGACCCATTTCCTCGATTCGACCACGGCAATCGCTTCCTTTTCGATTGCCGGCAAACTCGACACGTCGAGTTTTTCCCCATGCAGGATGGCCGTCACATCAGCCCGGGCTTTCTGGGCCATGGCGACCAGTTGCATTGAAGAAATCATCGCACGCGCCCCGGTTTCTATCGTCGCCGCCAACGCGCCGACTTCTACGGCCGATGCGGACGATAGCGTCAGGTTTTCGCTGAACTCCGCCGCGGTAAGACGTGCGCCATTTACCGAACGATGCAAGCCGCCAATTTGCCGGGTTGCCGACTCCATCGAGGCGCTGACGGCGGAGATGGCAACCGTGATTTCCTCGGCCGAGCGCTGCGACTGGTCGGCCAGTTTGCGGACCTCATCGGCCACGACAGCAAAGCCTCGCCCGGCCTCCCCGGCACGCGCCGCCTCGATTGCTGCATTTAGCGCCAGCAGGTTTGTTTGTTTGGCGATGCCGTCAATCCGGCCGCTCAGTTCGCGAATCGCATCCGCCCGCGCATTGAGTTCGGCCAACGCCTGCACCCCACTCTCCGCCGCCTGTTGTGCCTCACCCAGAGCACTCGACATGCGGTCGGCTGCATTCGCCATGACACTCGCCGACTGTGCGAACCCCCCGGCCATGCCTTCGACCTGCACCGAATGATCGCTGACTTCGTTCAAGGTCAGATCAACATGCTTGATCGCCATCGAAAGGCCACGCTCGGAGCGCAGAAAAATGCGTGACAGCAAGGCTTCGCGAGCAACCGACTCCTGCGCCGCACTGAGGCGATCAAGCAGCAGTTGCATCTGCTCGAGAACATCGCAGAAAGTGCCGTGCAGGCCGGTAGTCTGCAGGCGCCGCCAGTTATGGCTTTCGGACGAGGCCGACATCGCACCGAGAATTTCCCGGAAAGCCGTTTCGGTCTGATCCAGCAAGGAGTTCAGATTGACGCGGATGGCTTCCAGCCGACTATCCTGAAGAGACTGCGGCATGCGCGCAACGAGATCCCCCTGACCGACCCGGCTGAGCAACTGATCGAGTTCGTGCAAGGGCCCGCTAGCCGCACTTTCCGGCCAAAGCAAAACGAGAAGGGCCGGAACCGAAAAAAGCACGACCAGCCAAGGCGAGACAAAGGCGGAGCCAATACCGGCCCCGAGCAACAGAGCCAGCACCCAGCGCCTAGAGGGAAAAGACCAGTTCTTCATAGCTCATTCCTGTCTGTTGCAGCAGATCAAGCAAGACCTTGGTACCGGCCGCAATCGCGTCCCTGGCCCCCGCGGCATGCTCAGCTGCCAGCATTTGACGATAAACCGGCTCGATCTTGCTGATCGCATCGCGCCTCGGACAACGTCGTACCGAGGTGTAGCCGACGATTCGCTTGTTCCGGTCAAAATCCGGCGTGATATGGGTAAAGACCCAGTAGAAGCTGCCATCCTTGGCCATATTCTTCACATAGCCGAAGAATTCCCGCCCCGACTCTATGGTGTCCCAGG
The DNA window shown above is from Quatrionicoccus australiensis and carries:
- the scpA gene encoding methylmalonyl-CoA mutase gives rise to the protein MSEKFFDSNNLDAWEKAAAKQSPGGDVGNLVWNTPEGLAVKALYTKADVEGLEFADTLPGFAPYLRGPQPTMYAVKPWTIRQYAGFSTAEASNAFYRKALAAGGQGVSVAFDLATHRGYDSDNARVTGDVGKAGVAIDSVEDMKILFDSIPLDKISVSMTMNGAVLPILAGYIVAAEEQGVSQDKLSGTIQNDILKEFMVRNTYIYPPKPSMKIIADIFGYTAQHMPKFNSISISGYHIQEAGANQAIELAFTLADGMEYVRTGVASGMDVDTFAGRLSFFWAVGMNFYLEIAKMRAGRLLWDRIMTGFNAKSAKSKMLRTHSQTSGWSLTEQDPYNNVVRTTIEAMAAVFGGTQSLHTNALDEAIALPTEFSSRIARNTQLIIQEETHITNVVDPWAGSYMMEKLTQDMADKAWGIIQEIEAMGGMTKAVESGWAKMQVETCAADKQARIDSGKDVIVGVNKYKLAKEDAIDILDIDNHAVRDSQIARLKQIRATRDSAAVSAALDALTAAAESGEGNLLDLTVKAMRLRATVGEVSDALEKVFGRFRANNQTISGVYGGVVEGQESWESIKADVAKFAEEEGRRPRIMIAKLGQDGHDRGAKVVATAYADLGFDIDMGPLFQTPEEAARQAIENDVHAVGVSSLAAGHKTLLPQLVKALKDQGGDDIIVFAGGVIPAQDYDYLYNAGAKAIFGPGTRIEDSAIKVIEEIRKARG
- a CDS encoding GntR family transcriptional regulator — protein: MNRIAPTALYQEVAERLRQRIFAHELNPGTWIDEQKLAEQYGISRTPLREALKVLASEGLVELKPRRGCYVTEISRQDLDDIFPLMAMLEGRCVTEAIGRAKSADIARLKKIHEQLESAARDGRIDAFFEANQEFHRQIQLLSGNRWLLTVIQDLRKVLKLSRLHSLSLEGRLQQSLDEHRVIMGALEAGDTAKAEKAMHDHLLSGREALAKMQDSPAK
- a CDS encoding methyl-accepting chemotaxis protein; amino-acid sequence: MKNWSFPSRRWVLALLLGAGIGSAFVSPWLVVLFSVPALLVLLWPESAASGPLHELDQLLSRVGQGDLVARMPQSLQDSRLEAIRVNLNSLLDQTETAFREILGAMSASSESHNWRRLQTTGLHGTFCDVLEQMQLLLDRLSAAQESVAREALLSRIFLRSERGLSMAIKHVDLTLNEVSDHSVQVEGMAGGFAQSASVMANAADRMSSALGEAQQAAESGVQALAELNARADAIRELSGRIDGIAKQTNLLALNAAIEAARAGEAGRGFAVVADEVRKLADQSQRSAEEITVAISAVSASMESATRQIGGLHRSVNGARLTAAEFSENLTLSSASAVEVGALAATIETGARAMISSMQLVAMAQKARADVTAILHGEKLDVSSLPAIEKEAIAVVESRKWVKGSADRDALVDIYDRLFANIESQMH
- a CDS encoding PAS domain-containing protein, which encodes MKRKIEPTTVERSMREDDFIVSKTTAKGIITYGNPIFIEFSGYTEAELLGTQHNIVRHPDMPRAAFKLAWDTIESGREFFGYVKNMAKDGSFYWVFTHITPDFDRNKRIVGYTSVRRCPRRDAISKIEPVYRQMLAAEHAAGARDAIAAGTKVLLDLLQQTGMSYEELVFSL